A window of Clostridiales bacterium genomic DNA:
AACGGAATGGGATGGGCTTCTGCCACCTAAGTTTGTCGGTCTCAAAAATTTTGCTTTTATATTCAAGACTGATCCGACATTTTTTAAGTCACTCGAGGTAACGTTTTTGTATGTAATTTATACAGTTCCTATTTCGCTGATTTTAGGTTTACTCCTTGCTTTATTGTTAAATAAGAATATTCCCGGGATTAAAGTATTCAGGACTATGTACTATTTGCCTGTAGTTCTGCCTTCAGTGGCCGCATTGGTTTTGTGGTTGTTTATTTTTAAAAGCGATTATGGATTGTTGAACAATCTATTGAGGTTGGTTCATCTTCCTCCAGTGCCATGGCTGGAAAGCTCTAAGACAGCACTGCTTTCCATAGGACTTGTCAAGTTCTGGGGAGTTGGCGGAACGATGATAATATTTCTGAGCGGCCTGCAATCGATTCCTGCGGATGTTTTCGAGGCAGCTGAAATAGATGGTGCATCCTGGTTTAGAAAATTCTGGAATGTTACTTTCCCGATGATAACTCCCATTGTATTTATGCAGCTTATTACCGGAATGATCGGGGCTTTCCAATCATTTAACGAAGCGGCGATACTTACAAAGGGAGGGCCGAATTATTCGACCTACTTGATTTCATATGATATATATCAGACCGCCTTTGTCGACAATAAATTTGGCCGTGCTATTGCAGAAGTTTGGGTGTTATTTGTAATAATCATGATATTTACTATCTTAATATTTAGATTTTCAGAGCAATATGTCTATTATGAAAATGATAGCTTTAGAAAGTAAGGGGGGATGGGGAAATGGATATATCGATGCCAGTTAAAAATAGAAGAAGTTTCAAAAAAAGATCTTTAAGCTCTAAAATAATTCGTTATATAGTGCTGATAATATTTGCTATACCGATGGTTCTTCCTTTACTCTGGATGCTATCGACAGCATTGAAAAACAATAATTCGGTCTTTGCCATACCGCCGGAATGGATTCCGAAAGAATTTCAGATTTCGAACTTTGCGACCGGACTTATACAGATAGATTTCTGGAGCAGATTTTCAAATACTATGATAATTGCGGTACTTTGCGTCGTAGGCCAGATATTAAGTTCTCTATCGGTTGGATATGCTATTTCCAGAATCAGATTTCCAGGCCGTAAATTATGGTTTTACCTGATAATAGGAAGTATGATGCTTCCAGGTATGGTTTCGTTGATACCTGTATTCCATATTTATAGTTCCATCGGATTATATAATACATGGTGGCCTTTAATAATTCCTGCTTTTCTTGGGAATCCTTTTTATACGTTTTTGACCAGACAGTTTATGAGTACTATTCCATATTCATATGATGAAGCAGCCAAGATGGATGGTGCCAGTCATTTGCAGGTACTCACAAAGGTACTTGTTCCTATGTGCAAGCCTTTGATTGCGACTATGGCGGTTATGGCGTTTCAGGGTGCATGGAACGATTACATGACTCCGCTAGTTTATATAGTTGACCCGAAAAAATGGACTTTGTCGTTGGCAATGGGTCAATTCATGAGTGGAAATTACGGTACGCATTGGAACCTGTTTATGGCGGCAGATCTGGTTTACATGATTCCTATGTTGGTAATATTTTTCTTAGCTCAAAATTATTTTATGCAAGGGTTGGGCTCTATGAATGCATCTGGCATAAAGTAAGTTTTAATAAACTATTTTT
This region includes:
- a CDS encoding sugar ABC transporter permease, which translates into the protein MESESSTKTIKKGKFKSKMAKHEALVGYLFMIPTIIGFSLYVGYPLLTSIYYALTEWDGLLPPKFVGLKNFAFIFKTDPTFFKSLEVTFLYVIYTVPISLILGLLLALLLNKNIPGIKVFRTMYYLPVVLPSVAALVLWLFIFKSDYGLLNNLLRLVHLPPVPWLESSKTALLSIGLVKFWGVGGTMIIFLSGLQSIPADVFEAAEIDGASWFRKFWNVTFPMITPIVFMQLITGMIGAFQSFNEAAILTKGGPNYSTYLISYDIYQTAFVDNKFGRAIAEVWVLFVIIMIFTILIFRFSEQYVYYENDSFRK
- a CDS encoding carbohydrate ABC transporter permease; its protein translation is MDISMPVKNRRSFKKRSLSSKIIRYIVLIIFAIPMVLPLLWMLSTALKNNNSVFAIPPEWIPKEFQISNFATGLIQIDFWSRFSNTMIIAVLCVVGQILSSLSVGYAISRIRFPGRKLWFYLIIGSMMLPGMVSLIPVFHIYSSIGLYNTWWPLIIPAFLGNPFYTFLTRQFMSTIPYSYDEAAKMDGASHLQVLTKVLVPMCKPLIATMAVMAFQGAWNDYMTPLVYIVDPKKWTLSLAMGQFMSGNYGTHWNLFMAADLVYMIPMLVIFFLAQNYFMQGLGSMNASGIK